In Bacillota bacterium, the following proteins share a genomic window:
- a CDS encoding class I SAM-dependent methyltransferase translates to MAHNTPAIQRAVTFLVGRQKADATWEEAPDLAGSAPPWARPGSQLVPANVVVEDAFEVAAARTGGKLFDLSRRLVGQEYPHRPREQGVAARAEKASAAMADEEAWVLRVQDYRAINRRAWGKLAHHGCGWTRPVAPEDLGRARELVDPHGWVDWKRGLEVLCLASGGGQQAVLFAAAGARVTSYDLTPEQLERDRETARRFGLHVETVEGDMCDLSALVQGGRLYDLVYQTVSTDFVPDVNVVYREVAKMLRPGGQYLVTHWNPIFWQLDEEWVGGYRVVRPQKPGEPLVHEYWEIDGKRVTVGTVEFFHPLHDLIGGLCRAGFVIEDFSEDERGDPTAPPGSWDHLRAFFPPLLAIKARRR, encoded by the coding sequence TTGGCGCACAACACCCCGGCCATCCAGAGGGCGGTCACGTTCCTGGTCGGACGCCAGAAGGCGGACGCGACGTGGGAGGAGGCACCGGACCTCGCCGGAAGCGCCCCGCCCTGGGCCAGGCCCGGTAGCCAGCTTGTGCCGGCGAACGTGGTCGTCGAGGATGCGTTCGAGGTTGCGGCAGCCCGCACCGGCGGCAAGCTGTTCGATCTGTCGCGGAGACTCGTAGGCCAAGAGTATCCTCATCGCCCACGTGAGCAGGGGGTTGCGGCCCGGGCCGAGAAAGCGTCCGCCGCTATGGCGGACGAGGAGGCCTGGGTTTTAAGGGTGCAGGACTACCGAGCCATCAACCGGCGAGCTTGGGGGAAGCTCGCGCACCACGGCTGCGGGTGGACACGACCGGTTGCCCCGGAGGACCTCGGCCGCGCCCGGGAGCTGGTGGATCCGCATGGGTGGGTCGACTGGAAGCGGGGCCTCGAAGTGTTATGCCTTGCGTCGGGCGGCGGCCAGCAAGCGGTGCTTTTTGCTGCGGCCGGCGCCCGGGTGACGAGCTACGACCTCACCCCGGAACAGCTGGAGCGAGACCGGGAGACCGCCCGGCGCTTCGGCCTGCACGTGGAGACGGTGGAGGGCGACATGTGCGACCTGAGCGCGCTCGTCCAGGGCGGCAGGCTCTATGACTTGGTCTACCAGACCGTTTCGACGGATTTCGTCCCGGATGTGAACGTGGTCTACCGAGAGGTGGCCAAGATGCTGCGCCCCGGCGGCCAGTACCTCGTCACCCATTGGAACCCCATCTTCTGGCAGCTTGACGAGGAGTGGGTGGGCGGCTACCGGGTGGTGCGTCCCCAGAAGCCGGGGGAGCCGCTGGTTCACGAGTACTGGGAGATCGACGGCAAGCGGGTGACCGTCGGCACCGTGGAGTTCTTCCACCCGCTGCACGACCTCATCGGTGGGCTGTGCCGGGCCGGCTTCGTCATCGAGGACTTCTCCGAGGACGAGCGGGGCGATCCCACCGCGCCGCCGGGCTCCT